A single region of the Cronobacter condimenti 1330 genome encodes:
- a CDS encoding fimbrial biogenesis chaperone, which translates to MADTFSWKGALFALAAWFACPAANASVVITGTRVIYPSDAPEVSVKLDNKGGSPVLIQSWIDNGNADAAPETLQVPFILTPPINRVEPGKGQTLRITFTGKLLPADRESVYWLNVLEIPARKASPVSDNYLQVAFRSRIKLFLRPKGLEGNPNLAVEQVTWRANGQTIEAINPTPYFISLVRLKLNGKSVDGDMISPKSTMTVKLPGNAGNKLAGVYVNDYGALNEFEATLK; encoded by the coding sequence ATGGCGGATACCTTCTCCTGGAAAGGCGCGCTTTTTGCACTGGCGGCGTGGTTCGCCTGCCCGGCGGCCAATGCCAGTGTCGTGATTACCGGCACTCGCGTTATCTACCCGAGCGACGCGCCGGAGGTGAGCGTTAAGCTCGATAATAAAGGCGGCTCGCCGGTATTAATTCAAAGCTGGATCGATAACGGCAACGCTGACGCCGCGCCCGAAACGTTGCAGGTGCCTTTTATCTTAACGCCGCCGATTAACCGCGTAGAGCCGGGAAAAGGCCAGACGCTGCGCATTACGTTTACCGGAAAATTACTGCCGGCGGATCGTGAATCCGTTTACTGGCTTAATGTGCTGGAAATCCCCGCCAGAAAAGCGTCCCCGGTGAGCGATAACTATTTACAGGTCGCGTTTCGGTCACGCATTAAATTATTTCTTCGCCCGAAAGGGCTTGAGGGCAATCCGAACTTGGCGGTGGAGCAAGTGACCTGGCGCGCGAACGGACAAACGATCGAGGCGATAAACCCGACGCCTTATTTTATTTCTCTGGTCAGGCTAAAGCTCAACGGAAAAAGCGTTGACGGCGACATGATATCCCCGAAATCCACCATGACGGTGAAATTGCCCGGTAATGCGGGAAATAAACTCGCAGGCGTCTATGTCAATGATTATGGCGCGCTGAATGAATTTGAGGCGACGCTGAAATAA
- a CDS encoding fimbria/pilus outer membrane usher protein encodes MKNRLRQGCAATRARGIVAVMSFLLAAPGEAENMPGKPTEKPVDIAEHVEFDNIFLNLENKNAVDLSRFANGAAALPGRYRALIYVNGEAAMTREIDVVAQPDKSSRVCLTPELIKTIPFNYEKLPKDFLMPFQQGERCLDLEKKLPHAEIAFDTSEQRLDISVPQIYLLHNARGSVNPELWDSGIPALMLGYNMSGYSSHANGKTLDSFYSGIEGGLNVGAWYLRHNGYYSYMEEGERQYNSISTYLQRDIPAIKGRALVGETNTQGQVFDTLPFKGVQVASDERMLPESQRGYAPDIRGIARTNARVTVRQSGQTIYETTVAPGEFAINDLYPTGYGGNLDVTVYEADGSEQHFQVPYASVAQQLRPGALRYSVVAGEYHDDSLRTKPALYQATYQYGVSNRLTTYGGLQASQGYYALLLGMAFGTPLGSLALDVTQARTHLENGINALGRRQADSLSGQSYKLSFSKAISETRSNISLAAYRFTTREYMDFQTAMLARDAVDRGESPDSILRMKNQFVATASQGLDDGWGQFYLSGSLQDYWNKSGTDKQFQIGYNNTYKSVTYGLTVSRTYSKENEGQTNYLLTMSFPMGRAFEEHTPHAHIDLTRDSNGHDAQQLGVSGSLGEYNQMSYSVTAMNGDQGQGSSGSINADYRSQATSLSGGYSVGDHYSSVSLGASGTILGHAGGLTFTPYTSDTFALVEAKGARGAAVSSYPGVFVDGRGYAAVPYLDPYQFNDITIDPKTAPVNVELDNTSQKVAPYLGAVVKLTYKATTGTPVLIASHYQDGPVPFGSMVFDAEGNQVGSVGQGGLVYARVSATQGQLTVKWGESVGMQCLISYLLMPQAEGQRQSIQRFDTPCLPPAGVAATSPSLQLSTDRRRQAPLPAG; translated from the coding sequence ATGAAAAACAGGTTGCGCCAGGGATGTGCGGCGACGCGCGCCCGCGGCATTGTGGCTGTGATGTCTTTTTTACTGGCGGCGCCGGGAGAGGCGGAAAATATGCCGGGAAAGCCGACGGAAAAACCCGTCGATATCGCAGAGCATGTCGAATTCGATAATATTTTCCTGAATCTGGAAAATAAAAACGCGGTGGATTTAAGCCGTTTCGCCAATGGCGCGGCGGCACTGCCGGGGCGTTATCGCGCGCTGATTTATGTCAACGGGGAAGCGGCGATGACCCGTGAAATCGACGTGGTGGCGCAACCCGATAAATCAAGCCGCGTCTGTCTGACGCCCGAGTTAATTAAAACCATCCCGTTTAATTACGAAAAGCTGCCTAAAGATTTCCTGATGCCTTTTCAGCAGGGCGAGCGCTGTCTCGATCTGGAAAAGAAGCTTCCGCATGCCGAAATCGCCTTTGACACCAGCGAGCAGCGACTCGATATCTCGGTGCCGCAGATTTACCTGCTGCACAACGCGCGTGGCAGCGTGAACCCCGAGTTGTGGGATAGCGGTATTCCGGCGCTGATGCTCGGCTATAACATGAGCGGCTACTCCAGCCATGCTAATGGCAAGACGCTGGACTCCTTTTATTCCGGTATTGAGGGCGGGCTGAATGTCGGTGCCTGGTATCTTCGCCATAACGGCTACTACAGCTATATGGAAGAAGGCGAGCGGCAATACAACAGCATCAGCACCTATCTGCAACGCGATATTCCCGCCATCAAAGGACGTGCGCTGGTCGGCGAGACCAACACCCAGGGGCAGGTGTTCGACACGCTGCCCTTCAAAGGCGTGCAGGTCGCGAGCGACGAGCGCATGTTGCCAGAATCACAACGCGGCTACGCGCCGGATATTCGCGGCATCGCCCGTACCAACGCGCGCGTGACGGTACGCCAGAGCGGACAGACCATCTATGAAACTACCGTCGCACCGGGCGAATTTGCCATTAACGATCTTTACCCGACCGGCTACGGCGGCAACCTGGATGTCACCGTGTATGAAGCGGACGGTAGCGAGCAGCATTTCCAGGTGCCTTACGCCTCGGTCGCGCAGCAGCTTCGCCCCGGCGCGCTGCGCTATTCGGTGGTCGCAGGGGAATATCATGACGATTCGCTACGCACGAAACCGGCACTCTACCAGGCCACCTACCAGTACGGGGTGTCCAACCGCCTGACCACTTACGGCGGCCTTCAGGCAAGCCAGGGCTACTACGCGCTGCTGCTTGGCATGGCGTTCGGCACACCGCTGGGCTCGCTGGCACTCGATGTGACCCAGGCGCGTACGCATCTTGAGAATGGCATTAACGCGCTGGGCCGCCGTCAGGCCGACAGCCTGAGCGGGCAGAGTTACAAACTCAGCTTCAGCAAAGCCATCAGCGAGACACGCAGCAATATTTCGCTCGCCGCGTACCGATTCACCACCCGCGAATACATGGATTTTCAGACCGCGATGCTGGCGCGTGACGCGGTCGATCGCGGCGAATCGCCGGATAGCATTTTGCGCATGAAAAATCAGTTTGTCGCGACGGCAAGCCAGGGGCTGGATGACGGCTGGGGACAATTTTATCTCAGCGGATCGCTGCAGGATTACTGGAACAAGTCGGGCACCGATAAGCAGTTCCAGATTGGCTACAACAACACCTACAAGAGCGTGACGTATGGCCTGACGGTGAGCCGCACCTACAGCAAAGAAAATGAAGGCCAGACCAACTACCTGCTGACGATGAGCTTTCCGATGGGTAGGGCCTTTGAGGAACATACACCGCATGCGCATATCGACCTGACGCGCGACAGTAACGGCCATGACGCGCAACAGCTCGGCGTATCCGGCTCGCTTGGTGAATATAACCAGATGAGCTACAGCGTGACGGCGATGAACGGCGATCAGGGGCAAGGCTCCAGTGGCTCCATTAATGCCGATTATCGCAGCCAGGCGACGTCACTGAGCGGCGGCTACAGCGTGGGCGATCACTACAGCAGCGTGTCGCTCGGCGCGAGCGGCACGATCCTCGGGCACGCGGGCGGGCTGACCTTTACCCCGTACACCTCGGATACCTTTGCGCTGGTCGAGGCGAAAGGCGCGCGCGGCGCGGCCGTATCGTCTTATCCTGGCGTTTTTGTTGATGGCCGCGGTTACGCCGCGGTGCCGTATCTCGACCCTTACCAGTTCAACGACATCACCATTGACCCGAAAACCGCGCCGGTGAACGTGGAGCTGGATAACACCTCGCAGAAAGTCGCGCCGTATCTGGGCGCGGTCGTGAAACTGACCTACAAGGCCACAACGGGTACGCCTGTGCTTATCGCCTCGCATTATCAGGATGGGCCCGTGCCGTTTGGCTCGATGGTCTTTGACGCCGAGGGTAATCAGGTTGGTTCTGTCGGGCAGGGCGGGCTGGTTTACGCGCGTGTCAGCGCGACCCAGGGGCAACTGACGGTTAAGTGGGGCGAAAGCGTGGGTATGCAGTGCCTCATCAGTTATCTGCTGATGCCGCAGGCGGAAGGACAGCGCCAGTCTATTCAGCGCTTTGATACGCCGTGCTTGCCGCCTGCGGGTGTCGCGGCAACGTCGCCGTCGCTACAGCTCTCCACCGACCGGCGGCGTCAGGCACCATTGCCGGCCGGATAA
- a CDS encoding fimbrial protein produces MAARKTLLSFGAGAFLLLSSGGYALASTQCGFHPGSHTVNVTLPIDGVISVGSDAGNGRTLYRLHYLPSSPVKIDCLSTDSVPYDVSYDYRWTSTPHGLSPWNGPPFPNKVWDTNLPGVGVAVWAQGKSDVAIPGTYYIDTIHPQPNQNVNHTMNAEFWLYLIKTGAVQPGYVNGQDLPSMAIDFVASGAAGSPITTLKINFSGSVNIAALSCTTPDVNVKLGTWSADNDFSGVGSGTEWRDASITLTNCPRAWGIRTNINANDSGITSMGNPTPNPVWISMKPSTAVIDGSNGIFSVTPGNDSASGIGIQIAKGSVTDATHKPMALNTYSDNYWDLSTDNVSTHRIPFVARYVQTEEHMRPGKANGAITFTVLYY; encoded by the coding sequence ATGGCTGCAAGGAAAACACTATTATCTTTCGGGGCGGGCGCGTTCCTGCTGTTGTCGTCCGGCGGATACGCGCTGGCTTCGACGCAGTGCGGCTTTCACCCAGGCTCGCACACGGTTAACGTGACGCTGCCCATCGACGGCGTGATTTCCGTCGGTTCGGATGCCGGGAACGGGCGCACCCTGTACCGGCTGCATTATCTGCCAAGCTCACCGGTGAAGATTGACTGTCTTTCAACGGACAGCGTGCCTTATGACGTCTCCTATGACTATCGCTGGACCAGCACACCGCACGGGCTGTCGCCCTGGAACGGACCGCCGTTCCCTAACAAAGTCTGGGATACCAACCTGCCGGGCGTTGGGGTCGCGGTCTGGGCGCAGGGCAAGAGTGACGTCGCAATACCCGGGACGTACTACATCGACACGATTCACCCTCAGCCGAACCAGAACGTGAACCACACGATGAACGCGGAGTTCTGGCTCTATCTCATCAAAACGGGCGCGGTTCAGCCGGGTTATGTCAACGGGCAGGACCTGCCGTCAATGGCGATCGATTTTGTGGCATCGGGCGCGGCGGGCAGCCCAATCACGACGCTTAAGATTAACTTTAGCGGCTCGGTGAATATTGCCGCGCTCTCCTGTACGACGCCCGACGTTAACGTGAAGCTTGGCACCTGGAGCGCGGATAATGACTTTAGCGGTGTCGGCAGCGGCACGGAATGGCGCGACGCTTCAATTACCTTAACCAACTGTCCGCGCGCCTGGGGCATTCGCACCAACATCAACGCCAACGACAGTGGCATTACATCGATGGGCAACCCTACGCCAAACCCGGTGTGGATCAGCATGAAGCCCTCCACGGCGGTTATTGACGGCAGTAACGGTATTTTCTCCGTGACGCCGGGTAACGACAGCGCCAGCGGTATTGGTATTCAGATAGCCAAAGGCAGCGTGACGGATGCGACACACAAGCCCATGGCGCTGAACACGTACAGCGATAATTACTGGGACCTGAGCACCGACAATGTTTCCACGCACCGCATCCCGTTCGTGGCGCGTTATGTCCAGACGGAAGAACATATGCGCCCCGGTAAAGCGAACGGCGCGATTACCTTTACCGTGCTGTATTATTGA
- the ppc gene encoding phosphoenolpyruvate carboxylase: protein MNEQYSALRSNVSMLGKLLGDTIKDALGENILDRVETIRKLSKSSRAGNEADRQALLTTLQNLSNDELLPVARAFSQFLNLANTAEQYHSISPKGEAASNPEIIARTLRKLKDQPDINETAIRQAVEALSLELVLTAHPTEITRRTLIHKMVEVNNCLKQLDHKDIADYERNQITRRLRQLIAQSWHTDEIRKNRPSPVDEAKWGFAVVENSLWEGVPNYLRELNEQLEAHLDYKLPVDFVPVRFTSWMGGDRDGNPNVTADITRHVLLLSRWKATDLFLKDIQVLISELSMVECSDALREYVGTEGAQEPYRYLLKGLRAQLLATQGWLEARLKGQKLPKPQGLLTQNEQLWEPLYACYESLVSCGLGIIANGELLDTLRRVKAFGVPLVRIDIRQESTRHTEALGELTRYLGIGDYESWSEADKQAFLIRELNSKRPLLPRQWEPSDNTREVLETCKVIAEAPKGSIAAYVISMAKTPSDVLAVHLLLKEAGIGFALPVAPLFETLDDLNNANDVMTQLLNIDWYRGFIQGKQMVMIGYSDSAKDAGVMAASWAQYQAQDALIKTCEKAGIALTLFHGRGGSIGRGGAPAHAALLSQPPGSLKGGLRVTEQGEMIRFKYGLPEVTISSLSLYTSAILEANLLPPPEPEAAWRHIMDELSDISCTMYRGYVRENQDFVPYFRSATPEQELGKLPLGSRPAKRRPTGGVESLRAIPWIFAWTQNRLMLPAWLGAGAALQKVVEDGKQDELETMCRDWPFFSTRLGMLEMVFAKADLWLAEYYDQRLVKKELWPLGQELRQLLDADIKVVLDIANDSHLMADLPWIAESIQLRNIYTDPLNVLQAELLHRSRQAEEEGKPADACVEQALMVTIAGVAAGMRNTG, encoded by the coding sequence ATGAACGAACAATATTCCGCTTTGCGAAGCAATGTCAGTATGCTCGGCAAGTTGCTCGGGGATACCATCAAGGATGCGCTGGGAGAAAACATCCTTGACCGCGTAGAAACAATCCGCAAATTGTCGAAGTCTTCCCGTGCTGGCAATGAAGCAGACCGGCAGGCGCTGTTAACAACACTGCAAAACCTTTCCAATGACGAGCTGCTGCCGGTGGCCCGCGCGTTCAGCCAGTTTCTGAACCTGGCCAATACCGCTGAGCAATACCACAGCATTTCGCCGAAAGGTGAAGCCGCCAGCAATCCGGAAATTATTGCCCGCACCCTGCGTAAACTCAAAGATCAGCCTGATATCAACGAAACCGCCATCCGCCAGGCCGTGGAAGCACTGTCGCTGGAACTGGTGCTCACCGCACACCCGACCGAGATCACCCGCCGCACGCTGATCCATAAAATGGTCGAGGTGAATAACTGCTTAAAACAGCTCGATCATAAAGACATCGCCGATTACGAGCGCAACCAGATCACACGCCGCCTGCGCCAGCTTATCGCGCAGTCCTGGCACACTGACGAAATTCGCAAAAACCGGCCAAGCCCGGTGGATGAGGCCAAATGGGGCTTCGCCGTTGTTGAAAACAGCCTCTGGGAAGGCGTACCAAACTATTTGCGCGAACTGAACGAACAGCTCGAAGCGCATCTCGATTACAAACTGCCGGTGGATTTCGTGCCGGTGCGCTTCACCTCCTGGATGGGCGGCGACCGCGACGGCAACCCGAACGTCACCGCCGATATCACCCGTCACGTTCTGCTGTTGAGCCGCTGGAAAGCCACCGATCTGTTCCTGAAAGATATCCAGGTGCTCATTTCTGAGTTGTCGATGGTCGAGTGCAGCGACGCGCTGCGCGAATATGTCGGCACCGAAGGCGCGCAGGAGCCGTACCGTTATCTGCTCAAAGGGCTGCGCGCGCAGCTGCTCGCCACCCAGGGCTGGCTGGAAGCCCGACTGAAGGGCCAGAAGCTGCCGAAACCGCAAGGCCTGCTGACCCAGAACGAACAGCTCTGGGAGCCGCTTTACGCGTGTTATGAGTCGCTGGTCTCCTGTGGTCTTGGCATTATCGCCAACGGCGAACTGCTCGACACTCTGCGCCGCGTCAAAGCGTTCGGCGTGCCGCTGGTGCGTATCGATATCCGTCAGGAAAGCACCCGCCACACCGAAGCGCTCGGCGAGCTGACCCGCTATCTTGGCATCGGCGACTACGAAAGCTGGTCGGAAGCCGATAAACAGGCGTTCCTGATCCGCGAGCTTAACTCCAAACGTCCGCTGCTGCCGCGCCAGTGGGAGCCGAGCGACAACACCCGCGAAGTGCTGGAAACCTGCAAAGTCATCGCCGAAGCGCCGAAAGGCTCGATCGCCGCGTATGTCATCTCCATGGCGAAAACGCCTTCTGACGTCCTGGCCGTTCACCTGCTGCTCAAAGAAGCGGGTATCGGCTTTGCGCTGCCGGTCGCGCCGCTGTTTGAAACCCTCGATGACCTGAATAACGCTAACGACGTTATGACGCAGCTGCTGAATATCGACTGGTATCGCGGCTTTATTCAGGGCAAACAGATGGTGATGATTGGCTATTCCGACTCCGCGAAAGATGCGGGCGTGATGGCCGCCTCCTGGGCGCAATACCAGGCGCAGGACGCACTGATCAAAACTTGCGAGAAAGCGGGTATCGCGCTGACGCTGTTCCACGGACGCGGCGGCTCTATTGGTCGCGGCGGCGCGCCAGCCCACGCAGCACTGCTCTCTCAGCCGCCGGGCAGCCTGAAAGGTGGCCTGCGTGTAACCGAGCAAGGCGAAATGATCCGCTTCAAATATGGCCTGCCGGAAGTGACCATCAGCAGCCTGTCGCTCTACACCAGCGCTATCCTTGAAGCTAACCTGTTGCCGCCGCCGGAGCCGGAAGCCGCCTGGCGTCACATCATGGATGAGCTGTCTGACATCTCCTGCACCATGTACCGCGGCTACGTGCGCGAAAACCAAGATTTCGTGCCCTATTTCCGCTCCGCCACGCCGGAGCAGGAACTTGGCAAACTGCCGCTCGGCTCGCGTCCGGCGAAACGTCGCCCGACCGGCGGCGTTGAATCGCTGCGCGCCATTCCGTGGATCTTCGCCTGGACGCAGAACCGCCTGATGCTGCCCGCCTGGCTTGGCGCGGGTGCCGCGCTGCAAAAAGTAGTGGAAGACGGCAAACAGGACGAACTGGAAACCATGTGCCGCGACTGGCCGTTCTTCTCCACCCGTCTTGGCATGCTGGAGATGGTTTTCGCCAAAGCGGATTTGTGGCTTGCGGAGTACTACGATCAGCGTCTGGTGAAAAAGGAACTCTGGCCGCTGGGCCAGGAGCTGCGCCAGTTGCTGGACGCGGATATCAAAGTGGTGCTGGATATCGCTAACGACTCGCACCTGATGGCGGATCTGCCGTGGATTGCCGAGTCCATCCAGCTACGTAACATCTACACCGACCCGCTAAACGTGCTTCAGGCAGAGCTGCTGCACCGCTCGCGTCAGGCCGAAGAAGAAGGTAAACCGGCAGATGCGTGCGTTGAGCAGGCGCTGATGGTCACCATCGCAGGCGTAGCGGCAGGCATGCGCAACACCGGCTAA
- the argE gene encoding acetylornithine deacetylase, translating into MKMKLPPFIEIYRTLIATPSISATDSALDQSNATLINLLAGWFGDLGFNVEVQPVPGTRNKFNMLASIGSGAGGLLLAGHTDTVPFDDGRWTRDPFTLTEHDNKLFGLGTADMKGFFAFILDALRDVDVTQLKKPLYILATADEETSMAGARYFAETTALRPDCAIIGEPTSLQPIRAHKGHISSAIRVQGQSGHSSDPERGVNAIELMHDAIGRIMQLRDSLKERYHYDAFTVPYPTLNLGHIHGGDASNRICACCELHMDIRPLPGMTLDDLSGLLNEALEPVSLRWPGRLTVYDLHPPIPGYECPPDHKLVQVVENLLGAQTDVVNYCTEAPFIQTLCPTLVLGPGSINQAHQPDEYLETRFIKPTRALISQVVHHFCWH; encoded by the coding sequence GTGAAAATGAAATTACCGCCTTTTATCGAGATTTACCGCACGCTTATCGCTACGCCTTCCATCAGCGCCACCGACAGCGCGCTCGATCAGAGCAATGCGACTTTAATCAATCTGCTGGCGGGATGGTTTGGCGACCTGGGATTCAATGTTGAAGTGCAACCCGTGCCTGGCACTCGCAATAAATTCAATATGCTGGCAAGCATCGGCAGCGGCGCGGGCGGCTTGTTACTCGCCGGGCATACCGATACCGTTCCCTTCGACGACGGGCGCTGGACGCGCGACCCGTTCACGCTGACCGAGCATGACAACAAACTGTTCGGGCTTGGCACCGCCGACATGAAAGGGTTTTTTGCCTTTATTCTTGATGCTCTGCGTGACGTGGATGTGACGCAGCTGAAAAAGCCGCTCTATATTCTGGCGACGGCTGATGAAGAGACGAGCATGGCAGGCGCGCGCTATTTTGCTGAAACCACGGCGCTTCGCCCGGACTGCGCGATTATCGGCGAGCCGACCTCGTTACAACCGATTCGTGCCCACAAAGGCCATATCTCCAGCGCGATTCGCGTGCAGGGACAATCCGGCCACTCCAGCGACCCGGAGCGCGGCGTAAACGCCATTGAGCTTATGCATGACGCCATCGGGCGCATTATGCAATTGCGCGACTCGCTAAAAGAACGCTACCACTACGACGCGTTTACCGTCCCCTACCCGACGCTTAACCTCGGGCATATTCACGGCGGCGACGCCTCGAACCGTATCTGCGCCTGCTGCGAGCTGCATATGGATATTCGTCCGCTGCCGGGCATGACGCTTGATGACTTAAGCGGGCTGCTGAACGAAGCTCTGGAGCCGGTAAGCCTGCGCTGGCCGGGCCGTCTGACGGTATATGATCTGCATCCGCCGATCCCCGGTTACGAATGCCCGCCGGATCATAAACTGGTGCAGGTGGTGGAGAACCTGCTCGGCGCGCAGACGGATGTGGTGAACTACTGCACCGAAGCGCCGTTTATCCAGACACTTTGCCCGACGCTGGTATTAGGCCCAGGCTCTATCAATCAGGCCCACCAGCCGGACGAATATCTGGAGACGCGCTTTATTAAGCCGACCCGCGCGTTGATTTCGCAGGTTGTGCATCATTTTTGTTGGCATTAA
- the argC gene encoding N-acetyl-gamma-glutamyl-phosphate reductase, whose translation MLNTLIVGASGYAGAELAAYVNRHPHMNITALTVSAQSNDAGKLISSLHPQLKGVLDLPLQPMSDIREFTDGVDVVFLATAHEVSHDLAPQFLDAGCVVFDLSGAFRVNDAAFYEKFYGFTHQYPELLAQAVYGLAEWNAQSLKDATLVAVPGCYPTAAQLSLKPLIDADMLDLSQWPVINATSGVSGAGRKAALSNSFCEVSLQPYGIFNHRHQPEIANHLGAEVIFTPHLGSFPRGILETITCRLKPGVSAQQVAATFQDAYGDKPLVRLYDTGVPALKNVVGLPFCDIGFAVQGEHLIVVATEDNLLKGAAAQAVQCMNIRFGFAETQSLI comes from the coding sequence ATGTTGAACACGCTGATTGTTGGCGCCAGCGGTTATGCCGGCGCAGAGCTCGCGGCCTACGTGAATCGCCATCCGCATATGAACATAACCGCATTGACGGTCTCAGCGCAAAGCAATGATGCGGGAAAGTTAATCTCCTCCCTGCACCCACAGCTTAAAGGCGTGCTTGACCTGCCACTGCAACCGATGAGCGACATTCGTGAGTTCACTGACGGCGTAGACGTGGTGTTTCTCGCGACCGCCCATGAGGTCAGCCATGATCTCGCGCCGCAGTTTCTTGATGCAGGCTGTGTAGTGTTCGACCTCTCCGGTGCCTTTCGCGTCAACGATGCCGCGTTCTACGAAAAATTCTACGGTTTCACGCACCAGTACCCGGAATTACTGGCGCAGGCGGTCTATGGCCTGGCGGAGTGGAATGCGCAATCACTGAAAGACGCGACGCTGGTGGCGGTGCCGGGTTGCTACCCGACTGCCGCGCAGCTGTCATTAAAACCGCTTATCGACGCGGATATGCTGGATCTCAGCCAGTGGCCGGTTATCAACGCCACCAGTGGCGTGAGCGGTGCCGGGCGCAAAGCAGCGCTTTCTAACAGCTTCTGCGAAGTGAGCCTTCAGCCTTACGGCATATTTAATCATCGGCATCAGCCGGAGATAGCCAATCATTTGGGCGCTGAGGTGATTTTCACGCCGCATCTGGGGAGCTTCCCGCGCGGCATTCTGGAAACCATCACCTGCCGCCTGAAACCCGGCGTGAGCGCGCAGCAAGTCGCGGCAACATTCCAGGACGCCTATGGCGATAAACCGCTGGTGCGTCTCTATGACACCGGCGTGCCCGCGCTGAAAAACGTGGTGGGCCTGCCGTTCTGCGATATCGGCTTCGCCGTGCAGGGTGAACATCTGATTGTGGTTGCCACGGAAGATAACCTGCTGAAAGGCGCCGCCGCGCAGGCAGTGCAGTGTATGAATATTCGTTTTGGCTTTGCCGAAACGCAGTCCCTTATTTAA
- the argB gene encoding acetylglutamate kinase, giving the protein MMNPLIIKLGGVLLDSEEALERLFTALVNYRKEHQRPLVIVHGGGCLVDDLMKQLNLPVKKKNGLRVTPADQIDIITGALAGTANKTLLAWAKKHHIASVGLFLGDGDSVSVTPLDEELGHVGQAQPGSPKLITTLLENGFMPVISSIGVTDDGKLMNVNADQAATALAATLGADLILLSDVSGILDGKGQRIAEMTATKAEQLIAQGIITDGMIVKVHAALDAARTLGRPVDIASWRHAEQLPALFNGVSIGTRILA; this is encoded by the coding sequence ATGATGAACCCGTTAATCATTAAGTTAGGCGGCGTGTTACTTGATAGCGAAGAGGCGCTGGAGCGTCTGTTTACCGCCCTCGTTAACTACCGCAAGGAACATCAGCGCCCGCTGGTCATCGTGCATGGCGGCGGCTGCCTGGTGGACGACCTGATGAAACAGCTCAACCTGCCGGTGAAAAAGAAAAATGGCCTGCGCGTTACGCCTGCCGACCAGATTGACATTATTACCGGCGCGCTGGCTGGCACGGCCAACAAAACGCTGCTCGCCTGGGCGAAGAAACATCACATCGCCTCTGTCGGCCTGTTCCTTGGCGACGGTGACAGCGTCAGTGTGACGCCGCTTGATGAAGAACTCGGTCATGTCGGCCAGGCGCAGCCAGGCTCGCCGAAGCTGATTACGACGCTTCTGGAAAACGGCTTTATGCCGGTCATCAGCTCTATTGGTGTGACAGACGACGGCAAGCTGATGAATGTGAATGCCGACCAGGCGGCCACGGCGCTCGCCGCGACCCTTGGCGCGGACCTGATTCTGCTCTCCGACGTGAGCGGCATTCTGGATGGCAAAGGCCAGCGTATCGCTGAAATGACGGCTACCAAAGCCGAGCAGTTGATAGCCCAGGGCATTATCACCGACGGCATGATTGTGAAAGTACACGCGGCGCTGGATGCCGCCCGTACGCTGGGCCGTCCGGTGGATATCGCCTCCTGGCGCCACGCGGAGCAATTGCCCGCTTTATTTAATGGTGTGTCTATCGGCACGCGCATTTTGGCCTAA